A single window of Nocardia sp. NBC_01327 DNA harbors:
- a CDS encoding winged helix-turn-helix transcriptional regulator: MLSNSVAATFDLLGDRLTLTILRLAFVEHARRFSQWSDRTGAPPAVLTARLAALVDAGVLVRDRAEYRLTPLGLDTWEILVCVWSWQREWTPEWALLPEFVHSECGHRGPPVLMCRGCGRTVTPHDTDVELDRDALWHITSGRRRSAARSAPLARVDARFDEIMEAIGDRWSAAVTGLALAGVRRFSEFRVALHMSPTTLTERLTRLVEAGILHRPETDTREYRLTPRGRALFGVFAFLLAWSNQAHPQSPEPGLRIHHRECGAVLLPALRCRGCEVVLGRTDVRFERPDGS; encoded by the coding sequence GTGTTATCGAATTCCGTGGCCGCCACCTTCGATCTGCTCGGCGACCGTTTGACCTTGACCATTCTGCGATTGGCCTTCGTCGAACACGCTCGCCGCTTCAGTCAGTGGAGCGACCGCACCGGGGCGCCGCCCGCCGTGCTCACCGCGCGGCTGGCGGCGCTCGTCGATGCCGGGGTGCTGGTGCGCGATCGCGCCGAATACCGGCTCACCCCGCTCGGATTGGACACCTGGGAAATCCTGGTCTGCGTCTGGTCCTGGCAGCGGGAGTGGACGCCGGAGTGGGCGCTGCTCCCGGAATTCGTGCATTCCGAGTGCGGCCATCGTGGCCCGCCGGTGCTCATGTGCCGTGGTTGCGGGCGCACGGTAACCCCCCACGACACCGATGTGGAGCTGGACCGCGACGCGCTGTGGCACATCACTTCGGGTCGCCGGCGCTCCGCGGCGCGGTCAGCCCCGCTGGCCCGCGTGGACGCGCGATTCGACGAGATCATGGAGGCTATCGGCGATCGGTGGAGCGCCGCCGTCACCGGTCTGGCACTGGCCGGCGTTCGCCGCTTCTCGGAATTCCGTGTGGCCCTGCATATGTCGCCGACCACCCTGACCGAGCGACTGACCCGCCTCGTCGAGGCCGGGATCCTGCACCGCCCCGAAACCGATACGCGCGAATACCGTCTGACTCCGCGCGGCCGGGCCCTGTTCGGCGTCTTCGCATTTCTGCTCGCCTGGTCCAATCAGGCGCACCCGCAGAGTCCGGAGCCCGGCCTGCGCATTCACCATCGCGAGTGCGGCGCCGTACTGCTTCCCGCACTGCGGTGCCGGGGCTGCGAGGTGGTGCTCGGGCGCACCGATGTGCGGTTCGAACGCCCTGACGGCTCTTGA
- a CDS encoding MFS transporter produces MSSTPTAVPSAAPGLQQPTLLTGLWQRKIPHYPDTPARSWYLFLVVITSVALYYQLFVSGAVGNQLIAYFHLSFRYFVGIFIIGAAFGAVASVIAGLLDRWGRANMVAYGTVICSLLTFLAVPACTTKEAYLIVYCLVGIVEGAVLVATPALVRDFSPQLGRASAMGFWTLGPVLGALVTTEISTHTLDAHPDWQFHYRLCGVICIVISLIGLVGLRELSPALRDQIMVSIKDRALVEARARGLDVGSLERDQWKQMLTFNIVGSAFAISIFLAFFYTIVSFLPVYLATNFGFTSAQANALGNWYWIANALSLVLTGIVSDYLKVRKPFMIFGAIISIIGVYAFLGYTDKPGTDYYTFAIVLSLIAVGSGIAYATWMASFTETVENRNPAATVAGLAVWGGTLRTVVTFVLLGLLLVVTAAGTLVNYGPRLQEIAAKYHTEIATIQTVGTDTMAKLGANPNDAAAQVAALVKLTGAAPADVQTTLALNAKYPQELATLQSIDPAVLTKLLINPNDQQSAATAVGQVAKKFNIPPDQAIARITAAKVVPVNDLAVASQVGPQLTTASEQLKAVSAIPTADQQYLSDHAKEVQQAQVDSPKQWRTWWWICLIAQVIFLPFVFAMSGYWSPKKAAEAAAEHEEAVEREMESLSL; encoded by the coding sequence ATGAGTTCCACTCCGACCGCCGTCCCGTCCGCGGCCCCGGGCCTGCAGCAACCTACGCTGCTCACCGGCCTCTGGCAGCGCAAGATCCCGCATTATCCGGATACCCCGGCCCGGTCCTGGTACCTGTTCCTCGTGGTGATCACCTCGGTCGCCCTCTATTACCAGCTGTTCGTGTCGGGTGCGGTGGGCAATCAGCTCATTGCCTACTTCCATCTCTCATTCCGGTATTTCGTCGGAATCTTTATTATCGGCGCCGCATTCGGCGCGGTGGCCTCGGTCATCGCCGGCCTGCTCGACAGGTGGGGGCGGGCCAATATGGTCGCCTACGGCACGGTGATCTGCTCGCTGCTCACCTTCCTGGCGGTACCGGCCTGCACCACCAAAGAGGCGTACCTGATCGTGTACTGCCTGGTCGGCATTGTGGAAGGCGCTGTTCTGGTGGCCACCCCGGCCCTGGTGCGCGACTTCTCGCCGCAGCTGGGCCGCGCCTCGGCCATGGGCTTCTGGACACTGGGCCCGGTACTCGGCGCACTGGTGACCACCGAGATCTCCACCCACACCCTCGACGCCCACCCGGATTGGCAGTTCCACTACCGGTTGTGCGGCGTGATCTGCATTGTGATCTCGCTGATCGGCCTGGTCGGCCTGCGTGAGCTGAGTCCCGCGCTGCGTGATCAGATCATGGTGTCGATCAAGGACCGGGCGCTCGTCGAGGCTCGCGCGCGCGGGCTGGACGTGGGCAGTCTCGAGCGCGATCAGTGGAAACAGATGCTGACGTTCAATATCGTCGGCTCCGCGTTCGCCATATCGATATTCCTGGCGTTCTTCTACACGATCGTGTCTTTCCTACCGGTCTACCTGGCGACCAACTTCGGATTCACCTCGGCGCAGGCCAATGCGCTCGGTAACTGGTATTGGATCGCCAATGCGCTGAGCCTGGTGCTGACGGGCATCGTCTCGGACTATCTGAAGGTCCGAAAACCCTTCATGATTTTCGGGGCCATCATCAGCATCATCGGTGTCTACGCATTCCTGGGGTACACCGATAAACCCGGCACCGACTACTACACGTTCGCCATTGTGCTGAGCCTCATCGCGGTCGGCAGCGGTATCGCCTACGCCACCTGGATGGCCAGCTTCACCGAGACCGTGGAGAACCGCAATCCCGCGGCCACGGTCGCCGGTCTCGCCGTGTGGGGCGGAACTCTGCGCACGGTGGTCACTTTCGTGCTGCTGGGCCTGCTGCTTGTGGTCACCGCGGCGGGCACCCTGGTGAACTACGGTCCGCGGCTGCAGGAGATCGCGGCCAAGTATCACACCGAGATCGCCACCATCCAGACGGTCGGCACCGACACCATGGCAAAGCTCGGGGCCAATCCGAACGATGCGGCGGCACAGGTCGCGGCGCTGGTGAAACTGACGGGCGCCGCACCAGCGGATGTCCAGACCACCCTCGCCCTCAATGCCAAATACCCGCAGGAATTGGCCACACTGCAGTCGATCGACCCGGCGGTGCTCACCAAACTGCTGATCAATCCCAATGATCAGCAGTCCGCCGCGACAGCGGTCGGGCAGGTGGCGAAGAAGTTCAATATTCCGCCGGATCAGGCCATTGCGCGCATTACCGCGGCGAAGGTGGTGCCGGTCAACGATCTGGCCGTGGCCTCGCAGGTCGGTCCGCAATTGACCACTGCGAGTGAGCAATTGAAGGCGGTGAGCGCCATCCCGACGGCTGATCAGCAGTATCTGTCCGATCATGCCAAGGAGGTGCAGCAGGCCCAGGTCGATTCGCCGAAGCAGTGGCGGACCTGGTGGTGGATCTGCCTGATCGCGCAGGTCATCTTCCTGCCGTTCGTGTTCGCCATGTCCGGCTACTGGAGCCCGAAGAAGGCTGCGGAGGCGGCGGCCGAACATGAAGAGGCCGTCGAACGCGAGATGGAGTCGCTGTCGCTGTGA
- the iolD gene encoding 3D-(3,5/4)-trihydroxycyclohexane-1,2-dione acylhydrolase (decyclizing): MRLTTAQALVAWLVAQRSETLDGAEVPLFPAVFAIFGHGNVLGLGTALQERRDEIPVWRGHTEQGMALAAVGLAKAAQRRQVGIATSSIGPGALNMVTAAGVAHANRLPLLLLPGDTFVSRAPDPVLQQVEHYGDPTITVNDAFRPVSRYFDRITRPEQLIATLPQVARVLTDPADAGPVTLALPQDVQVETYDFPDALFEPVLHRIRRPRPDRRSLAEAADVLRGAQRPLVILGGGVRYSGAGARAVEFAAQHGIPVTETTAGRTLVPHDHPLYAGPLGITGAASANTLASAADVVLAIGTRLQDFTTASWTVFDPEVRLVHINAARFDAVKHGALAVVGDADAALEDLAPQLGQWRADPAWTARALAVRTDWDAHIDKLRSPALGAPSYAQIVGVVNDLSGPHDYVMTASGGLPGELVGGWRATGGEPAMDVEYGFSCMGYELSGAWGAAMVVSDEARSYTSGLVTTLLGDGSYLMLNSELFSAAFAGHPLVAVVCDNDGYAVIARLQEGQGGEPFNNFYANCRTHHTEPPRVDFAAHARSLGCVVFTAGESTEFRDAYTRARNAAVAERRPAVVVVRTQPSSWTEAGAWWEVGVPQHLSGREAYDQEKPHQLRYARRR, translated from the coding sequence ATGAGACTCACGACCGCACAAGCCCTCGTGGCCTGGCTGGTCGCCCAGCGGTCCGAAACCCTCGACGGCGCCGAAGTCCCGCTGTTCCCCGCGGTTTTCGCCATCTTCGGGCACGGCAATGTGCTCGGGCTCGGCACCGCGCTGCAGGAGCGGCGCGACGAGATCCCGGTCTGGCGCGGGCACACCGAACAGGGCATGGCCCTGGCCGCGGTCGGTCTGGCCAAGGCCGCACAGCGCCGGCAGGTCGGCATCGCGACGTCCTCCATCGGTCCCGGGGCGCTCAATATGGTCACGGCAGCCGGTGTGGCACATGCCAATCGGCTGCCGCTGCTCCTGCTGCCCGGTGACACGTTTGTCAGCCGCGCGCCCGATCCGGTGCTGCAGCAGGTGGAGCACTACGGCGACCCCACGATCACGGTGAACGACGCCTTTCGCCCGGTGAGCCGCTACTTCGACCGCATCACCCGGCCCGAGCAGCTCATTGCCACGCTTCCGCAGGTGGCACGGGTACTCACCGATCCGGCCGATGCGGGGCCGGTGACTCTCGCGCTGCCGCAGGACGTTCAGGTCGAGACCTACGATTTTCCGGATGCGCTGTTCGAACCCGTGCTGCACCGCATCCGGCGCCCACGCCCCGACCGCCGCAGTCTGGCCGAGGCGGCCGACGTACTGCGCGGCGCACAGCGTCCCCTGGTGATCCTCGGCGGCGGTGTCCGCTACTCCGGCGCCGGTGCCCGCGCGGTGGAATTCGCTGCGCAGCACGGCATTCCGGTGACAGAGACCACCGCCGGCCGCACCCTCGTACCGCATGATCACCCGCTGTACGCGGGGCCGCTCGGCATCACTGGCGCGGCGTCGGCCAATACCCTCGCGAGTGCGGCCGATGTGGTGCTCGCCATCGGTACCCGCCTGCAAGACTTCACCACCGCCTCCTGGACGGTCTTCGATCCGGAAGTGCGCCTGGTACATATCAATGCCGCCCGATTCGACGCGGTGAAACACGGTGCGCTCGCGGTGGTGGGTGATGCCGATGCCGCACTGGAGGATCTCGCGCCGCAGCTGGGGCAGTGGCGTGCGGATCCCGCCTGGACCGCTCGCGCGCTCGCCGTCCGCACCGACTGGGACGCGCATATCGACAAACTCCGCAGCCCGGCTCTGGGCGCACCCAGCTATGCCCAGATCGTCGGCGTCGTCAATGACCTCAGCGGCCCGCACGATTACGTCATGACCGCTTCGGGCGGTCTGCCCGGTGAACTCGTCGGCGGCTGGCGCGCCACCGGCGGCGAACCGGCCATGGACGTCGAATACGGTTTCTCCTGCATGGGATACGAGCTGTCCGGGGCCTGGGGCGCGGCCATGGTCGTCTCCGACGAGGCACGCTCCTATACCAGCGGCCTGGTCACCACCCTGCTCGGCGACGGCTCCTACCTCATGCTCAACTCCGAACTCTTCTCCGCGGCGTTCGCCGGACACCCCCTGGTCGCCGTCGTCTGCGATAACGACGGCTACGCGGTGATCGCCCGATTACAGGAGGGCCAGGGCGGCGAGCCCTTCAACAACTTCTACGCCAATTGCCGCACCCACCACACCGAACCACCCCGCGTCGATTTCGCCGCCCACGCCCGCTCCCTCGGCTGCGTGGTATTCACCGCCGGCGAATCCACGGAATTCCGCGACGCCTACACGCGCGCCCGCAATGCCGCCGTCGCCGAACGCCGCCCCGCCGTCGTGGTGGTGCGCACCCAGCCCTCGTCCTGGACCGAAGCGGGGGCCTGGTGGGAAGTGGGTGTGCCCCAGCATCTCTCGGGCCGCGAAGCCTACGACCAGGAGAAACCACACCAACTCCGCTACGCCCGTCGCAGGTAG
- the iolB gene encoding 5-deoxy-glucuronate isomerase: MSKLHHRAGTLCDGADPVFLTPADAGWAYTGLRVLQLAAGESRTVHTGDFEAFVLPLSGSCTVRVDGRVFELTGRETVFTRVTDFAYVPRDAEVELSTVSGLEVALPMARCTRRLTPKYGPAEQVPVEVRGAGPATRQVTGFGVPGVWDHADKLNACELITPGGNWSSYPPHKHDEASDCEVVNEEIYYFRIAGADGTTPSTTGFGMHRTYTADGDLDENVAVRDGDVFLIPHGYHGPCIAAPGYPMYYLNVLAGPAPERSMAFCDDPAHAWVRSRWADEPLDPRCPVTSHEGRLA; the protein is encoded by the coding sequence ATGAGCAAGCTCCACCATCGCGCCGGAACCCTGTGTGACGGAGCGGATCCGGTATTCCTGACGCCCGCCGATGCGGGCTGGGCCTACACCGGGCTGCGCGTGCTCCAGCTGGCCGCAGGAGAATCGCGCACCGTGCACACCGGTGACTTCGAAGCCTTCGTACTGCCGCTGTCCGGGTCGTGCACGGTCCGCGTGGACGGCCGGGTATTCGAACTGACAGGCCGCGAAACAGTTTTCACCCGGGTGACCGACTTCGCCTACGTCCCTCGCGACGCCGAGGTCGAGCTGTCCACCGTGTCCGGTCTGGAGGTCGCGCTGCCGATGGCGCGCTGCACCCGCCGACTGACCCCGAAATACGGCCCGGCCGAACAGGTTCCGGTGGAGGTCCGCGGTGCGGGTCCGGCGACCCGGCAGGTCACCGGTTTCGGGGTGCCCGGCGTCTGGGACCACGCCGACAAGCTCAATGCCTGTGAACTCATCACCCCGGGCGGCAACTGGTCCTCCTATCCGCCGCACAAGCACGACGAGGCGAGCGACTGCGAGGTCGTCAACGAGGAGATCTACTACTTCCGCATCGCGGGAGCGGATGGAACAACGCCCTCCACAACAGGTTTCGGCATGCATCGCACCTACACCGCCGACGGTGACCTGGACGAGAACGTCGCCGTACGCGACGGCGACGTCTTCCTGATCCCGCACGGCTACCACGGCCCCTGCATCGCCGCGCCCGGTTATCCGATGTACTACCTGAACGTGCTGGCCGGTCCCGCCCCCGAACGGTCCATGGCCTTCTGCGACGACCCCGCACATGCCTGGGTCCGCTCCCGGTGGGCCGACGAACCGCTCGATCCGCGCTGCCCCGTCACCTCGCACGAAGGACGACTCGCATGA
- a CDS encoding Cgl0159 family (beta/alpha)8-fold protein produces MHLTDERWYRLLRARATEPEAIRAAYADRRRRPNLLSDKGTLFLVAADHPARGALSVRADSTAMAGRRTLLERLLIALDNPAVDGVLGSPDIVEELLLLDAVHDKIVIGSMNRGGLAGADWEIDDRFTGYDAESLVKYRLDGGKMLLRLVDSDPGTVPTLEACARAVSELAEHGLMAMVEPLPYGRDPSGALVMHRDAAALQRAITVASGLGVTSAYTWLKIPAPQDISALDATTLPVVVLGGAPSGDPAADLASWGAALTHDVVRGLVVGRSLLYPPDGDVAGAVDKAARVLEAAS; encoded by the coding sequence GTGCACCTGACCGATGAACGCTGGTACCGACTGCTGCGCGCCCGAGCCACCGAACCCGAGGCCATTCGCGCTGCCTACGCCGACCGCCGCCGGCGGCCGAACCTGCTGTCGGACAAGGGCACCCTGTTCCTGGTCGCGGCGGACCATCCGGCGCGGGGTGCATTGAGTGTGCGTGCGGACAGCACCGCCATGGCTGGTCGGCGCACGCTGCTGGAGCGGCTGCTCATCGCGCTCGACAACCCCGCCGTGGACGGTGTGCTCGGGTCTCCGGACATTGTCGAGGAGCTGCTGCTCCTGGACGCCGTGCACGACAAGATCGTCATCGGCTCCATGAACCGCGGCGGACTGGCCGGGGCCGACTGGGAGATCGACGACCGCTTCACCGGGTACGACGCGGAATCGCTGGTGAAATACCGGCTGGACGGCGGCAAAATGCTGCTGCGCCTGGTGGATTCGGACCCCGGTACCGTGCCCACCCTGGAAGCCTGCGCCCGCGCGGTCTCGGAATTGGCCGAGCACGGACTCATGGCCATGGTCGAACCGCTGCCCTACGGGCGCGATCCCTCCGGGGCGCTGGTCATGCACCGCGATGCCGCCGCGCTCCAGCGCGCGATCACGGTGGCGTCGGGCCTCGGAGTGACCTCGGCGTATACCTGGCTGAAGATTCCAGCGCCGCAGGATATTTCGGCACTGGATGCGACAACTCTGCCCGTGGTCGTTCTCGGTGGGGCGCCCTCCGGCGACCCGGCCGCGGACCTCGCCTCCTGGGGCGCGGCCCTCACACACGATGTGGTGCGCGGCCTGGTGGTCGGCCGCAGCCTGCTGTATCCGCCCGACGGCGATGTGGCGGGCGCGGTGGACAAAGCCGCCCGGGTACTGGAGGCGGCCTCATGA